In the genome of Oryzias melastigma strain HK-1 linkage group LG19, ASM292280v2, whole genome shotgun sequence, the window TCAGGTAGAAAGTACTAATGACCCAAAATCATGAGCAGTTCATGAGCCTGAAACCAAACAGTGAGGAGATGCTTTATTATCTATTCTATGGTGAAagtgctgccacctgctggtggCTTTCTGCATCTTCACAGAGGATTTCCAAACATTATCATACAATCATACTCCGAGTCATTCATTCACTCAGACAAACTCCTCCTTTTCATGAAGATATATCGAATGTCACATCAGACCAATGAGGTCCATCTTCAGGTGTCAAGACCCGATCAGGATCCGGTCCTGATGTCCTTCCGTAGAACAGCAGAGATGTGGAACCTCTTCTGTTCGTCTCATGACGATGTGCGGCTCCTCTGGTGGGCTTTTTTCAGCAGGTGGACCAGGCCCTGAGCCACAAACGGCCACAGCAGGAAGAGCAGCACGGTGTGAGGCGACACGTCCAACGGCCACCACGATTCCTCCTGGGAGAACGACAGCACACACCGTGAGCAGGTCGCAGGTCGGCGTCTGGAGCTGGTTCACCAAACCATCACAGAAATCCAAAAtaaccacaaaaatgtaaccTGGAGTCAGGATTAGTACAGCCATCTATTGTTAACCCTGTATCACCATTCGTATcttatttgttacatttctgagacccctaccTCATTGGAATGACCCAAACTTTCCCTAAAAACCCATTGGATGGCGCTTGGTCCATGTTTACTGTCCTGTAGTGGATTATTGTTCCGGTAGAGGCGGTAGAGGGGTTTTTCCTGCACATTTTCAATTGTCTGACACAAatgtaactagaaaagttgcattactggcgataatgccagtgtgaaggctttttgctgaaaatagtgactaaacatgttgaagctttttgctgaaaatggtgatgcaatttactgtaattccttaagggatttgctaaaaaggcaaaagctatttgcaaaatgttgcatttgctaaaagactagcaatttcgttaaagaactatgaaagagcactaaAGCTGACcgaaatttctgaaaaatttgttgtaaaattgcttaaaaatcttcCATCCATGCcatgtttgtaaaatattttgtaggttgcttaaatatgatttaaactccaaattagctccaAAAACCTTCGTAGacaccaaattagcaaaaaaaagccaatttgttgctcaaatactagctaaactccaaaatagcttaaaattcctcagtaaactaaattagtcaaaaacgttagaatgttgctaaattagaagctaaactctaaattagcctataaaaacctcagtacataacaaatcagccaaaaatgttagcatgttgctaaaatatgagctaaactccaaactagcataGAAAACTCggtagataacaagttagctGAAAACGTTATCATTttcctaaactccaaattagcctaaaaaaagttgatgCCACATTACCCAACAGAGCTAGCATAATCTAATATAAGagctaaatgtaaaaatgtttgaaagttaCTATAAAAAATTAGGACATAGgcaataattaaatatatataaaggcttgttgctaatctaaataaaaatactgaatttgaagactttttcattcatttcctatggggaatattttgctcaatatttcaaaaactataaagtttattaatacccaaaatacaagcagtaatgtcctgaacaagctgaacgatttgataccaagattgttgaaatcgctgtgattgagtttgttcgtgcagaaaaatgtacagaaaggagcagaagaatcactacagtgtgaagcattcacacaatcaaGATGATGAGaattaataatttgtttgaATTTGATGGATTAACAGAGAGTCATGTGATCTCCGGCCTGGTCCAAACCCCAGCAGGACCCACAGAGGACAGAACTCACCTGCTGTGACGCAGCGTTGGAGCAATGAACACATGTCCTCCACTCAGCGCCGTGTGCctgcacataaaaaaagagtcaGTCCAGCTTTAGAACGCTGAACCTGACCTTCATAAATCCCAGCCCCCACCTGGGATGTGGCGAGCTTCTCCACCGCCTCCAGCCGCTCCATCACACTCCTCATGTCCTGCCTGAGCCTCTGCAGAGCCAGAGcgatctgctgctgcaggtggGTGTCCTGCCTCTCTGCCCCGCCCTCAAACCCATCACCTCCACCctgtcctccaccaccaccaccagggCCCCCTCGCCTCATAGCTGATTGAGAAACACCACCTACAAAGACAGGATGAATGACACTTTTCATCAAATTCTGAACATGAACAGCAGCTTCCCTGGTTCTTCTGGACCACAGGGTTCTGAGCTATAAGGACTAAAACAAGCATCACACAGCAGCAGCTCACGTTCTCTCCAGCCGTAGTGAGAACCGTCTTGGCCAGAGCCCCGACCCCTCCGTGACAGACCCGGGCCCCTCCTGTCCTCGGCTCCCTCTCCACCCTGACCGGCTCCTACCCGTCTTCCCTCTGCGTGACCATGAAGGTGCTGGTTCTGAACAGGCGGAGACGTGTGGCCGTTGGCTGTGACGAGCAGAACCTGAGAGCAGAGGTTCAGACGTGAGAGATCTGTGAGCTGCAGATGAcatattgactgtatatgagaactggactgagtgactcctcccctctggcattctaaacaggaagtctcTAAGAAGCTAAAATCTCATAGAGACATAAACAGCTATTATATTTATACAATATCTATTTTTGctctaagtattttttaaatatttttcctttattgcacattatttaagtaaaaaaaactgaccaatcagatgccttaatacAAGCTCCCTCCTTATTGACAAGAGTTGTTGCCATAGTAACAAGGACTCAGACCAATTACAGTTTACAgacgtcgtctggctccaacataaTGACGTCagtattgcaaaaaaaactggaccgaattgactttatttggttaaactaataagtaagtcattttctatgaatgACATCATACCCCctctgtccagttctcctatacagtcaatgggacgGCAGCTGAACAAACCTTGGTGCCGCTCAGCTGCTCCACTGAGTCCACAGAGTCACAGAAGATCTCACTCTCCGAGTCGCTGGTCAGTGTGAATCCCTCAGATCCCCCTGCGTCTGCAGAGAGACCGATCCGTCTTCACATATGGGGACAGTGGAAAAAGGAACAAGCATCCCAACACATGTTCTCCCCTCAGGACCAACAGCTTCTCTGCTACACCAGTTACTGAAGAGTATCACCCTCTGTGCATGAAGTCTTCTATTAATTTGAAAACATCAGACAATTCCTGATGTTGTAAAGCGTGTAACATTTCAATGGCTGGTTTAGTTAAGTTCAGTTCTCGGACCAGCCTGTGGTCTAGCTGTGGACCATGGGTACCACCGCTTCAGAACTACAGAGCCTGTCCCTGATCAGATCTGCTCGGCTCCCTACCGTTCGCCGTCATGGCTGGGAGCTCCACAACTTCTGGAGAGCCGTTCTGGTTGGAGCCAGTTGGAACTTCCATCTCCGCTGGACCATCGGGACTGCCATCAGGACCTGCAGACACGTCTAAGAGTTGAAGTTGCAGACCTGGACTGAAGACTCACAAGAAAAGTTGAAGCCACAGAAACAAAATTCTGATGGTTCTAAACGACAACTGAGTCAAGACCTATGGAATGACCCTCACACGTTTAGCGTCAGCATCCATCAGGTGGATGGGTGGCCTCGTTGTTCTGTGATGTCACAGATCCAACTCAAAACAGTCTATCGGGTGGACAAGGGTTCAAATCCTGTACTCCATTGTTTCCTTGGATGTGACGCCTAATCCCACATTGCCCTCAATTGTAAAAGTAATCTGTTAAAATCATCTGCTAAAAGGTGTGTGACTGTTGGTGACCACGTTCACATGTTAGCGGCGCTGAGCGCACCCCTCCCATCACAACACCCTCAGTTGTAGCTCAGTGATCAGCCATCATTTATCGGTGTAAACAACCTTCAGTGGAAGGAGTACAAACTTGATCATATCCTCTCTGTTTTGCTTGCATTGATCCCTGTTTATAAGTAAATACTTttgaattttgcatttaaattaaGGGAGAGTATCAGCGAGcgtctggtgatacgatacgtatcccgatatatccaagactgtaccagaacattttttttactttttttaagagtatgacttagaaaaaaaaaaaaaaaaacgtgagaGTTTTGGTTGGTATCCATCCCAAGAAAAAACTACagtttcaaaacaacaaaaacctcaaGACAGACAGAACGTTTAGAACAAGATGGTTTTGGcgagattttgttgttgttgttttggtggcGGTGTAGAGCTTCTcagtgtgctctgctgccaattagtggtcggaggtttaagtggagaacaaaaataagacgctaataaataatgaatgtcaacattttaatttgatggaAATATCCCCAGacgaaatattgcgatatatcactGAATCGATTTTTCCCAACACCCCTAATTTAAATGCTCCTTGAGCCTCTGCATCCTCTGGGTAACACCAGAAATTATAATCCAGCATAAATTCATGGTTCATTTCTGTCTCCACTTACTGCTTTCTATTGATCTAATAGGATTTTACtgaacagacattttctgtaCGTAAATAATCCATAACAACCATATTCCGATCAATGAGCTCAGAGCTGTAAATCCAATGAAGGAGGAACTTCAAACAAAAACCTTTCtgactttctttattttaattgcacTTACTAGACTAAACTTTTGATATGTATCTACAAACCCAAAAGTGTCTGCTCACTGACCTGCTCTGACTGAAAACAGAGATCCTGGAGGTCTCGGCATGTCATCGATCACCCGGTAGAGAGGCTCAAAGTGGTGGAAGAGCGACGCCGTGGTCTCATTCATCGGCATGGTGTCAATGACCTGAACGAAAAcagatttaggaaaaaaacgGACCAACATTTGAATTTGAGGGACGTATGTTGGACTTTTCTGTTTGTATTCAGTGGGTTTGTGACACTCGGTAGAACAACAAGAAAAGTAGAAGTTTATTGAACAGATGTATCTGAAAACGCCATGTCCTTTGTATTTATCTTAAAGATGATGAATGTTATAAACTTGAATGTGGGGGAGGCTTAAGCCCTGACATGACGAATGAGTGTGTGACTCCCAGACCTCCTGAGCCACTTTCTTCATCTCCTCCACGTACGCTGCCATGGCTGCATCTCGACTCATCTCCCCCAGGCGGCTCCACGCGTCCctagcatgtaaacacacacatttgaGATTGATCATGGATCTAAGACAGATCACTGTAGCTGTTAATGCAAGGAtgaaggatgtaacgattctacGAGAATCGGTAcaaaaacgattcaaactcgCCAACTTATACATCGATGCAGAAAATGTTCACATCGGTTTGTCACGGGGTGTGTTAGTcctttgtctctttttctttttttgtttttaacggTCATTTGGGCTGAGTGCAAGCGTGCGAGCGAGTGAATGTGTGCGCGGGCGAGTACGCGCTTGGGGTTGAGGGGGGGTTGCGGTGAGCGGGCGCGGGCGTGGAGCGGTCCACACGTGGAACATAACATTAAACGAGTATAAAAGGATttatgatcatttcagtattatgtatatTTGTTTATCTGTATTAAATCCTTTCTGTTcaatgtaaggggcaaaaaaacatgattaaaatagCATACCTTtaaattcattgtgttgagaaaaaacaaacaaataaatcgaaattgtgactttaaaaaagtgaatcgAATTATGGCTTGACGGAATCGTTACATCACTAGCAAGGATTGTTGGTGGTGTTAGCCCGAGTCCTCCTCTTTCACTCTGTCaagttcattgactgtatatgagaactggactgagtagcCCCTCCCCTTGGTGttccaaaacaggaagtaccgcTGGTCCAAGAAAgccaaatcccatagacttctaaagagaaataaacaactatgaCTCAGTCATCGTATTTGTCAGAATTCCCATTTTTGCTTTGATGTCCTTGTTAatcctaattgtttttttttcttatactttatttttatcgCAAGATATTGTAGTCATAAACTGACAATTTCAATGCCTCaaaaaagtaggtggtctcacgTTGAGCATTCAaagggtttgattgacagattttcctgaGCCCACTGTcagtggtgggggtgtggtcttctaacatgctcactGCTGATTTGAGAGAATGGCTGCAATAGAAATGTAGACTAagattgtgtccgaattccccactaatcactacatagtgcatttgtcattttctagtgtTGTCCATATCttctaattccaaaatcaagtccactcgaaacttcccagaagtctttgcaaaaaactagcgtgcatagATGCTTACTAggttagcgaatatagaccacaatgcattgcggtccaagaatttagaccaaaaaaacgtgttttaatgttaaatttgaataaatcatcaacattttcaccatcagaacacagtagagtcataaataagcacagagaaatgttcagatgtattcgattttcacttcgtgaaattggtgacatcgttcagaaaaacgaaagaaaagtagtgaacatcgtgTCGGAAATATccttaaaatccagggcactatatagtcctgcactatatggtttttttagtagttagggattagggggggaattcggacacaacctaagACTGTCAAGGATCAATCTGAAGatatctggttccaacatggcaacggaCATATCACAGAAAAGTGGTGactgaatttacttcatttggttggaactggaagtaagtcattttctacactcgcttagtccagttctctatatacagtcaatggtcttcTAAAGTCTACACACAGCCACTCCAAACTGAATTTCTACTGGAGAGAAATCGAACTTCCAAACCATTTGTATCGACCCACTGGATCCCAGAAGGCGGGACGGGGGACTTGACACGGTCCACACACGGCCTGCTTGTACAGACTGTAGAACCGCAGCATCACCTCGTAAGAGGGTCGGTAGGAACCTGAAACACACATCATGAGACCATCTCTTTCAGACATCTAACCATATGCATGCAGGTCCACCGTTGAGCCACCAGTTGGCGCTCTGCTGCGCGTGTGAGAGGAGAACGTCCACATCACTTACCATTCTTGGGGAGGTTGTGAATGACGTCCACGGCCGTCTGAAAGCGCTTGTGATGATCCACTGCAGGCTCCGCCATGGTCAGGGCGGGCATGACACCTGAGCTTTGCTGAGGTGGGGGGCGGTGGCGGCGGCGCTGATGGAGCACGCAAACTCTACAACAAAGAGCAGAACGACAGCACTGTGAAACCTGACTCCATTTTAGAATCATCCAGAAGATGGAGGCCTGCTTCATAAAGCTGCTGCAAACATCAACATTAGAGAGAAATGTTTGTAGATATAAACGCTGTGGGACTGTGGTACAGCGTCCTCTAAAACTAGGAGATTgagagttcaaatccacagttGGGTCAAAGACCTCAGTTGTGTAACAACTAGCAtaactttagaaataaaatctgTTGCTTTTGCACTAACTTTTCTTCAgctgtaaaactttaaaccaaaaacttCTTCACATTAGATACATGATGATAAATAGGATCAGGAATTAATCCATCAAGTTCAATTCTGATTCGTATAAACTCAATGGAAGAAACTATTCTGGAGGCACAAACCTTCCAGCAGATTgaaggaaatttttttttaaatcaacgtGTTAGCAGTCAAAGATCAAGAGGAAGTGATCAACCTTTGGAGTCATGATCTTCCACAGTTCTGGAGAACTTCATCTAACATGAAAAGGTCACA includes:
- the acbd4 gene encoding acyl-CoA-binding domain-containing protein 4, whose amino-acid sequence is MPALTMAEPAVDHHKRFQTAVDVIHNLPKNGSYRPSYEVMLRFYSLYKQAVCGPCQVPRPAFWDPVGRYKWDAWSRLGEMSRDAAMAAYVEEMKKVAQEVIDTMPMNETTASLFHHFEPLYRVIDDMPRPPGSLFSVRAGPDGSPDGPAEMEVPTGSNQNGSPEVVELPAMTANDAGGSEGFTLTSDSESEIFCDSVDSVEQLSGTKVLLVTANGHTSPPVQNQHLHGHAEGRRVGAGQGGEGAEDRRGPGLSRRGRGSGQDGSHYGWRERGVSQSAMRRGGPGGGGGGQGGGDGFEGGAERQDTHLQQQIALALQRLRQDMRSVMERLEAVEKLATSQAHGAEWRTCVHCSNAASQQEESWWPLDVSPHTVLLFLLWPFVAQGLVHLLKKAHQRSRTSS